The Pseudomonas parafulva genome includes a window with the following:
- the glnE gene encoding bifunctional [glutamate--ammonia ligase]-adenylyl-L-tyrosine phosphorylase/[glutamate--ammonia-ligase] adenylyltransferase, producing MRLPLPCQLPAVLQPLTLRNQQFLHEAVAAHPELDLGSWSEWHARQFDQVAAVSDFVLTQVQRDPGLLCGLMRSGELERSYGPGELRGHVAKVAQAAQSEDELARNLRRERNRQQVRIIWRDITRQADLGETCRDLSDLADAAIDEAYQWLYPRHCQQFGTPIGNRSGHPQHMVVLGMGKLGARELNLSSDIDLIFAFPEGGETEGVKRSLDNQEFFTRLGQRLIKALDPVTVDGFVFRVDMRLRPYGSSGALVLSFNALEQYYQDQGRDWERYAMIKARVVAGDQAAGAQLQDMLRPFVYRRYLDFSAIEALRTMKQLIQQEVRRKGMADNIKLGAGGIREVEFIAQAFQLIHGGRDLSLQQRPLLKVLATLEGQGYLPPAVVTELREGYAFLRYTEHAIQAIADRQTQMLPENETDQARVAYMLGYADWQAFDAQLGQWRERIDWHFRQVIADPDEDESESELVVGGEWSPLWEQAQDEEAAGRQLEEAGFKLPGEALRRLAALRASPQLRSMQRLGRERLDAFIPRLLAQAVEHENPDLVLERVLPLVEAVARRSAYLVLLTENPGALRRLLTLCAASPWIAEQIARYPLLLDELLNEGRLFSPPLAPELASELRERLTRIPEDDLEQQMEALRHFKLAHSLRVAASEISGNLPLMKVSDYLTWLAEAILDQVLALAWRQTVARHGQPMGSDGIPCDPGFVIIGYGKVGGLETGHGSDLDLVFIHDGDPQAETDGAKPIDGAQFFTRLGQRIIHLLTTQTNSGQLYDVDMRLRPSGAAGLLVSSLGAFERYQQSEAWTWEHQALVRARVLVGCPRVGQAFERVRAQVLGQPRDLEKLRIEVSEMRAKMRASLGTKATVAGTAPNAFEPGMPFDIKQDAGGIVDIEFMVQYAALAWSHEHTGLVRWTDNIRILEELEQVGLMPAADAVLLREVYKAFRAASHRQALQKQAGVIDAAQFADERRQVRRIWSELGLS from the coding sequence ATGCGCCTGCCTTTGCCTTGCCAGCTGCCTGCCGTTCTTCAACCACTGACCCTGCGCAACCAACAGTTTCTGCACGAGGCAGTGGCCGCACACCCCGAACTGGACTTGGGCAGTTGGAGCGAGTGGCATGCTCGGCAGTTCGACCAGGTGGCGGCCGTCAGCGACTTCGTGCTGACCCAGGTGCAGCGCGACCCGGGCCTGCTCTGCGGCCTGATGCGCAGCGGCGAGCTGGAGCGCAGCTACGGGCCAGGCGAGCTGCGCGGCCATGTTGCCAAGGTTGCCCAGGCGGCGCAAAGCGAGGACGAGCTTGCCCGCAACCTGCGTCGCGAGCGCAACCGCCAGCAGGTACGCATCATCTGGCGTGACATTACCCGCCAGGCCGATCTCGGTGAGACCTGCCGCGATCTCTCCGACCTGGCCGATGCCGCCATCGACGAGGCCTACCAGTGGTTGTACCCACGGCACTGCCAGCAATTCGGCACGCCGATCGGCAACCGCAGCGGCCACCCACAACACATGGTGGTGCTGGGCATGGGCAAGCTCGGTGCACGCGAGCTGAACCTCTCCTCGGACATCGACTTGATCTTCGCATTCCCCGAAGGCGGCGAAACCGAAGGCGTGAAACGCTCGCTGGACAACCAGGAGTTCTTCACCCGCCTGGGTCAGCGCCTGATCAAGGCCCTGGACCCGGTCACGGTCGATGGCTTCGTGTTTCGCGTCGACATGCGCCTGCGCCCTTACGGGTCGTCCGGTGCACTGGTGCTCAGCTTCAACGCGCTGGAACAGTATTACCAGGACCAGGGCCGCGACTGGGAACGCTATGCCATGATCAAGGCACGGGTAGTTGCAGGCGATCAGGCCGCCGGCGCTCAGCTGCAGGACATGCTGCGCCCGTTCGTCTACCGGCGGTACCTGGATTTCTCGGCCATCGAAGCCCTGCGCACCATGAAGCAGCTGATTCAGCAGGAAGTGCGGCGCAAGGGCATGGCGGACAACATCAAGCTGGGAGCAGGCGGCATTCGCGAAGTGGAGTTCATCGCCCAGGCCTTCCAGCTGATTCACGGCGGTCGCGACCTCAGCTTGCAGCAGCGGCCTCTGCTCAAGGTGCTGGCTACCCTGGAGGGCCAAGGCTACCTGCCCCCTGCCGTGGTCACCGAGCTGCGGGAGGGTTATGCGTTTCTGCGCTACACCGAGCACGCCATCCAGGCCATTGCCGACCGCCAGACGCAGATGTTGCCGGAGAACGAAACCGATCAGGCCCGTGTCGCCTACATGCTGGGCTACGCCGACTGGCAAGCCTTCGACGCTCAACTTGGCCAGTGGCGTGAGCGCATTGACTGGCATTTCCGGCAGGTCATCGCCGACCCCGACGAAGACGAAAGCGAAAGCGAGTTGGTGGTCGGCGGTGAATGGTCGCCGTTATGGGAGCAGGCCCAGGATGAAGAGGCTGCTGGCCGTCAGCTGGAGGAGGCCGGCTTCAAGCTGCCGGGCGAGGCCTTGCGGCGCCTGGCAGCTCTGCGCGCCAGCCCGCAGCTGCGTTCGATGCAGCGCCTTGGGCGCGAGCGGCTGGACGCCTTCATTCCGCGATTGCTGGCCCAGGCGGTCGAGCACGAGAACCCCGACCTGGTGCTTGAGCGAGTACTGCCGCTGGTCGAGGCCGTGGCCCGGCGCTCTGCCTACCTGGTATTGCTCACCGAGAACCCCGGTGCCCTGCGCCGTCTGCTGACCCTGTGCGCAGCCAGTCCATGGATTGCCGAGCAGATCGCACGCTACCCGTTGTTGCTCGATGAGTTGCTCAATGAAGGCCGCCTGTTCAGCCCGCCCCTGGCACCGGAGCTGGCCAGCGAATTGCGCGAGCGCCTCACGCGCATTCCGGAAGATGACCTGGAACAGCAGATGGAGGCGCTGCGTCATTTCAAACTGGCGCACAGCTTGCGCGTGGCTGCCTCGGAAATCAGTGGCAACCTGCCGTTGATGAAGGTCAGCGACTACCTGACGTGGCTAGCCGAGGCCATCCTCGACCAGGTGCTTGCCCTGGCCTGGCGCCAGACCGTTGCCCGCCACGGTCAGCCGATGGGCAGCGACGGCATACCCTGCGACCCGGGTTTCGTCATCATCGGCTACGGCAAGGTTGGCGGCCTGGAAACGGGCCATGGGTCGGACCTGGACCTGGTGTTCATCCATGATGGCGACCCCCAGGCCGAAACCGACGGCGCCAAGCCTATCGACGGTGCGCAGTTCTTCACGCGGCTGGGGCAGCGCATCATTCACCTGCTGACCACCCAGACCAACTCGGGCCAGCTGTATGACGTGGACATGCGTCTACGGCCCTCAGGCGCCGCGGGCCTGTTGGTCAGCTCGCTGGGCGCATTCGAGCGCTACCAGCAAAGCGAGGCCTGGACCTGGGAGCACCAGGCACTGGTCCGTGCCCGCGTGCTGGTGGGCTGCCCGCGGGTTGGACAGGCGTTCGAGAGGGTGCGGGCGCAGGTGCTGGGGCAACCCCGCGACCTTGAGAAGCTGCGTATCGAAGTCAGTGAAATGCGCGCCAAGATGCGCGCCAGCCTGGGCACGAAGGCCACTGTCGCCGGCACCGCACCCAACGCCTTCGAGCCGGGTATGCCCTTTGACATCAAGCAGGATGCGGGCGGTATCGTCGATATCGAATTTATGGTGCAATACGCCGCTTTGGCCTGGTCCCATGAACACACGGGCCTGGTTCGATGGACCGATAACATCCGCATTCTGGAAGAGCTGGAGCAAGTGGGGCTGATGCCTGCCGCCGACGCGGTGCTGCTGCGCGAGGTATACAAGGCATTTCGCGCGGCCTCTCACCGCCAGGCGCTGCAGAAGCAGGCCGGGGTGATCGATGCCGCGCAGTTTGCCGATGAGCGCCGCCAGGTGCGGCGTATCTGGAGCGAGCTCGGCCTGAGCTGA
- the waaC gene encoding lipopolysaccharide heptosyltransferase I — MRVLIIKTSSLGDVIHTLPALTDAAHAIPGIRFDWVVEEGFAEIPSWHPAVDQVIPVAIRRWRKHLWQTVRSGEWKAFKQRLRERQYDLVIDAQGLVKSAWLTRYVKAPVAGLDRYSAREGWASRFYDRRLSVAVGQHAVERVRQLFAMALAYDLPEGIGRYGLDLERLQLPPAAPYVVFLHGTTWATKHWPEAYWRELAERMGRRRLEVRLPWGNPAEKARAERIAQGLNNCQVLPKLNLAGVARVLAAAKACVAVDTGLGHLAAALDVPTLSLFGPTNPGLTGAYGRTQIHQASDWPCAPCLQKKCTYKPSAEDLRRYDLNREWPLCFTRLNPEHVASRLSALLLAEDVR, encoded by the coding sequence GTGCGGGTACTGATCATCAAGACGTCCTCGCTGGGTGATGTGATCCACACGCTGCCAGCGCTCACCGATGCAGCCCATGCCATCCCCGGCATCCGCTTCGACTGGGTCGTCGAGGAAGGTTTCGCAGAGATACCCAGCTGGCATCCGGCGGTCGATCAGGTTATTCCGGTGGCCATCCGTCGCTGGCGCAAGCACCTCTGGCAGACCGTTCGCAGCGGCGAGTGGAAGGCCTTCAAGCAGCGCCTGCGCGAGCGCCAGTACGACTTGGTGATCGATGCCCAGGGCCTGGTCAAGTCAGCATGGCTGACCCGCTATGTGAAGGCGCCGGTCGCAGGCCTGGACCGGTACTCGGCCCGTGAAGGCTGGGCCAGCCGCTTCTACGACCGACGCCTGTCGGTTGCGGTCGGCCAGCATGCCGTCGAGCGCGTGCGCCAGCTATTCGCCATGGCGCTGGCCTATGACCTGCCCGAGGGCATCGGCCGTTACGGCCTGGACCTTGAACGCTTGCAGTTGCCGCCGGCAGCGCCCTATGTGGTCTTCCTGCACGGTACCACCTGGGCCACCAAGCACTGGCCCGAGGCCTACTGGCGCGAGTTGGCCGAGCGCATGGGCCGGCGCAGGCTGGAAGTGCGCCTGCCCTGGGGCAACCCGGCCGAGAAGGCCAGGGCCGAGCGCATCGCCCAGGGCTTGAACAATTGCCAAGTGCTGCCCAAATTGAACCTGGCCGGCGTTGCACGGGTGCTGGCCGCTGCAAAGGCCTGCGTCGCCGTCGATACCGGCCTGGGCCACTTGGCCGCAGCCCTCGATGTACCGACGCTTTCGCTGTTCGGCCCGACCAACCCGGGCCTGACCGGCGCTTATGGACGGACCCAGATCCACCAGGCCAGTGACTGGCCGTGCGCACCCTGCTTGCAGAAGAAGTGCACCTACAAACCGAGCGCCGAAGACCTGCGCCGGTACGATCTGAACCGCGAGTGGCCACTGTGCTTCACTCGCCTGAATCCCGAGCATGTAGCGAGCCGCCTGAGCGCGCTGCTGCTGGCTGAGGATGTCCGTTGA
- a CDS encoding lipopolysaccharide kinase InaA family protein, which produces MTDYMASADRALLQRHGLDDFEALWALELDAVDEPNTGRGGWSSVYRLELEGKGYYLKRQSDYLTRSLHKPFGEPTFAREFRNIVRYQKLHIPALEAVFYGERKQGGQHRALLMTRALDDWHDLDSQLLQWPELDASVRIGMLQACGQLARTLHGAGQVHGCFYPKHIFLRKRREGWDAQLIDLEKTRPLLFGMRDRLKDLEPLLRRAPVWSDGEIRTLLAAYLAQPIDSTLVETWVNRLVQRRHHKEAR; this is translated from the coding sequence ATGACCGACTATATGGCCAGTGCAGACCGTGCCTTGCTCCAGCGCCATGGCCTGGACGACTTCGAGGCGCTGTGGGCACTCGAACTCGACGCGGTGGACGAGCCCAATACCGGCCGCGGCGGTTGGAGCAGCGTTTACCGCCTGGAACTCGAGGGCAAGGGCTATTACCTCAAGCGCCAGAGCGACTACCTTACCCGCAGCCTGCACAAGCCCTTTGGCGAGCCGACCTTCGCCCGCGAATTTCGCAATATCGTTCGCTACCAGAAGCTGCACATCCCTGCGCTGGAAGCCGTGTTCTACGGCGAGCGCAAGCAAGGTGGCCAGCATCGAGCCTTGTTGATGACCCGCGCGCTGGACGACTGGCACGACCTCGACAGCCAGTTGCTGCAATGGCCCGAACTCGATGCATCGGTGCGCATTGGCATGCTCCAGGCCTGCGGCCAGTTGGCGCGCACGCTGCACGGTGCTGGGCAGGTGCATGGTTGCTTCTATCCCAAGCACATTTTTCTGCGTAAGCGCAGAGAAGGCTGGGACGCGCAGTTGATCGACCTGGAGAAAACCCGTCCCTTGCTCTTTGGCATGCGTGACCGCCTCAAGGACCTCGAGCCCTTGCTGCGCCGGGCGCCGGTATGGAGTGACGGCGAGATACGTACATTGCTGGCAGCCTACCTCGCACAACCCATCGACAGCACGCTGGTCGAAACCTGGGTCAACCGCCTGGTACAACGCCGTCATCATAAGGAGGCTCGCTGA
- the rfaP gene encoding lipopolysaccharide core heptose(I) kinase RfaP, producing MKLIVAEPFKRLWAGRDAFEAVEALQGEVYRELEGRRTLRTEVAGEGFFVKIHRGIGWGEIFKNLLTAKLPVLGAGQEWQAIERLHQVGVPTMTAVAFGERGGNPATQHSFIITEELAPTVSLEDFSIDWLRQPPAPRLKRALIARVAEMTGGMHRAGVNHRDCYICHFLLHTDRPVTADDFKLSVIDLHRAQTRPAISRRWRNKDLAALYFSALDIGLTQRDKLRFLRSYFQRPLRQVMKDEAALLAWLERKAQKLYDRKQRYGDAL from the coding sequence ATGAAGTTGATCGTGGCAGAGCCCTTCAAGCGGCTTTGGGCGGGGCGCGATGCCTTCGAGGCGGTAGAAGCGCTGCAAGGCGAAGTCTATCGGGAACTTGAAGGGCGCCGTACCCTGCGTACGGAGGTCGCCGGCGAAGGCTTCTTCGTGAAGATCCATCGTGGCATCGGCTGGGGCGAGATCTTCAAGAACCTGCTCACGGCCAAGTTGCCGGTACTGGGCGCCGGCCAGGAGTGGCAAGCCATCGAGCGCCTGCATCAGGTCGGCGTGCCAACCATGACGGCCGTGGCCTTCGGTGAGCGGGGCGGCAATCCGGCCACCCAGCACTCCTTCATCATCACCGAGGAACTGGCGCCGACCGTCAGCCTGGAAGACTTCAGCATCGACTGGCTCCGGCAGCCGCCTGCGCCACGCCTCAAGCGTGCCCTGATCGCGCGCGTGGCCGAGATGACCGGTGGCATGCACCGTGCCGGCGTCAACCACCGGGACTGCTACATCTGTCACTTCCTGCTGCACACCGACCGGCCCGTGACGGCCGATGATTTCAAGCTGTCGGTGATCGACCTGCACCGCGCCCAGACACGCCCCGCCATTAGCCGCCGCTGGCGTAACAAGGACCTGGCCGCCCTGTACTTCTCAGCCCTGGACATTGGCCTGACCCAACGCGACAAGCTGCGTTTTCTGCGCAGCTACTTCCAGCGCCCGCTGCGTCAGGTCATGAAGGACGAAGCTGCACTGCTCGCCTGGCTTGAGCGCAAGGCGCAGAAACTCTACGACCGTAAACAACGCTATGGGGATGCACTCTGA
- a CDS encoding lipopolysaccharide kinase InaA family protein has translation MASWTLAPGYEHLAKDFGSLEAVFAVQGERLTRDPLSEVVRVEREGVNYYVKRYTGAGKHMRRYLGRPRIKAEWQNLKQFAKWGIPTAEVVAWGLERNGLAFGRGAMITRELPNTEDLSALAERNDARLADRAWVDHISRQLARHTRVMHEHRFAHNDLKWRNLLVDDQGTLFFIDCPTGDFWRGFMWRHRLIKDLACLDKVAKYHLSATQRLRFYLQYRGRDRLNARDKKRIRQVLGFFEGRE, from the coding sequence ATGGCCAGTTGGACACTGGCGCCAGGTTACGAGCACCTGGCGAAGGATTTTGGCAGCCTCGAGGCGGTATTCGCCGTTCAGGGCGAACGCCTGACCCGTGATCCGCTCAGCGAAGTGGTGCGTGTCGAGCGTGAAGGCGTCAACTATTACGTCAAGCGCTACACCGGCGCTGGCAAGCACATGCGCCGCTACCTGGGCCGCCCACGTATCAAGGCCGAATGGCAGAACCTCAAGCAGTTCGCCAAGTGGGGCATTCCCACGGCCGAGGTGGTCGCCTGGGGGCTCGAACGCAATGGCCTGGCGTTCGGCCGTGGCGCGATGATTACCCGCGAGCTGCCCAACACCGAGGACCTCTCGGCGCTGGCCGAGCGCAACGATGCCCGCCTGGCCGATCGCGCCTGGGTGGACCACATCAGCCGCCAGCTGGCACGCCATACCCGGGTCATGCACGAGCACCGCTTCGCCCATAACGATCTGAAGTGGCGCAACCTGCTGGTCGATGACCAAGGGACGCTGTTCTTCATCGACTGCCCCACAGGTGATTTCTGGCGTGGGTTCATGTGGCGCCATCGCCTGATCAAGGACCTGGCCTGCCTGGACAAGGTCGCCAAGTACCACCTTTCGGCAACCCAGCGCCTGCGCTTTTACTTGCAGTACCGAGGCCGCGACCGGCTGAACGCCCGGGACAAGAAGCGCATTCGTCAGGTACTGGGCTTTTTCGAGGGAAGGGAATGA
- a CDS encoding glycosyltransferase family 4 protein — translation MQLAFVLYKYFPFGGLQRDFMRIALECQQRGHQIRVYTLIWEGDIPPGFEVLVAPVKAIFNHRRNEKLTAWMQADLAKRPVDRLIGFNKMPGLDVYYAADGCFEDKAQNLRSDLYRRWGRYRHFAEYERAVFAKEAGTEILMISEVQQPLFIKHYGTPVERFHLLPPGISQDRRAPPNAAEIRADLRREFDLAEDALLIVQIGSGFKTKGVDRSLKALAALPTALRKRTRLLVIGQDDPKVFQLQSATLGLGDQVQFLKGRSDIPRFLLGADLLIHPAYNENTGTVLLEALVAGLPVLVSRVCGYAHYIAEADCGLVLDEPFEQEQLNRYLQRMLDDPAARADWSRNGLAYADTADLYSMPQHAADVILGQEGA, via the coding sequence ATGCAACTGGCTTTCGTACTTTACAAATACTTCCCCTTTGGCGGCCTGCAGCGCGATTTCATGCGCATCGCCCTGGAATGCCAGCAGCGCGGCCACCAGATCCGCGTCTACACGCTGATCTGGGAGGGCGATATTCCGCCAGGTTTCGAAGTGCTGGTGGCGCCGGTCAAGGCGATCTTCAATCATCGGCGCAATGAGAAACTCACCGCCTGGATGCAGGCCGACCTGGCCAAGCGTCCGGTGGACCGGCTCATCGGTTTCAACAAGATGCCTGGGCTGGATGTGTACTACGCCGCCGACGGCTGCTTCGAGGACAAGGCGCAGAACCTGCGCAGCGACCTGTACCGGCGTTGGGGCCGCTACCGGCATTTCGCCGAATACGAGCGGGCGGTGTTCGCCAAGGAGGCCGGTACCGAGATCCTGATGATCTCCGAGGTGCAGCAGCCGCTGTTCATCAAGCACTACGGCACGCCGGTCGAGCGTTTTCACCTGCTGCCGCCGGGCATCTCCCAGGATCGTCGTGCACCGCCCAACGCCGCTGAAATCCGTGCCGACCTGCGCAGGGAGTTCGATCTGGCCGAGGATGCGTTGCTGATCGTGCAGATCGGTTCAGGGTTCAAGACCAAGGGCGTGGACCGCAGCCTCAAGGCGTTGGCGGCATTGCCCACGGCCTTGCGCAAGCGCACCCGATTGCTGGTGATCGGTCAGGATGACCCCAAGGTCTTCCAGTTGCAGAGCGCGACGCTGGGCCTGGGCGACCAAGTGCAGTTTCTCAAGGGGCGCAGCGATATCCCGCGCTTCCTGCTGGGCGCCGACCTGCTGATCCACCCGGCCTACAACGAGAACACCGGTACCGTGCTGCTCGAAGCCCTGGTCGCGGGCTTGCCGGTGCTGGTGTCGCGCGTGTGCGGCTATGCCCACTACATCGCCGAGGCCGACTGCGGTCTGGTGCTGGACGAGCCGTTCGAGCAGGAGCAGCTCAACCGCTACCTGCAGCGTATGCTCGATGACCCCGCGGCGCGGGCCGATTGGTCGCGCAACGGCCTGGCGTATGCCGATACGGCCGACCTTTACAGCATGCCGCAGCATGCCGCCGATGTGATCCTAGGGCAGGAGGGCGCATGA
- the waaF gene encoding lipopolysaccharide heptosyltransferase II, with amino-acid sequence MRILIIGPSWVGDMVMAQTLFQCLKQQHPDCVIDVLAPEWSRPILERMPEVRQALSFPLGHGALELATRRRIGKSLSGQYDQAILLPNSLKSALVPFFAGIPKRTGWRGEMRFGLLNDVRKLDKARYPLMIERFMALAYAPGAELPKPYPQPSLQIEPHSREAALTKFGLELDRPVLALCPGAEFGEAKRWPAEHYAAVADAMIRQGWQVWLFGSKSDHPVGEQIRERLIPGLREESVNLAGETSLAEAIDLMSCADAVVSNDSGLMHVAAALNRPLVAVYGSTSPGFTPPLASQVEVVRLGIECSPCFDRTCRFGHYNCLRLLEPGQVIAALTRLGGANIIDVLTEVD; translated from the coding sequence ATGAGAATACTGATCATTGGCCCCAGCTGGGTCGGCGACATGGTGATGGCGCAGACCTTGTTCCAGTGCCTGAAACAGCAGCACCCCGACTGCGTGATCGATGTGCTGGCCCCCGAATGGAGCCGGCCAATCCTTGAGCGCATGCCCGAGGTGCGCCAGGCCTTGAGCTTCCCGCTCGGCCACGGTGCGCTGGAGCTGGCCACACGGCGGCGCATCGGCAAGTCGCTCAGCGGTCAGTACGACCAGGCCATCTTGTTGCCCAATTCGCTGAAATCGGCGCTGGTACCGTTCTTTGCCGGTATCCCCAAGCGCACCGGCTGGCGTGGCGAAATGCGTTTCGGTTTGCTCAACGATGTCCGCAAGCTGGACAAAGCGCGTTACCCGTTGATGATCGAGCGCTTCATGGCCTTGGCCTATGCCCCCGGTGCCGAGCTGCCAAAGCCCTACCCCCAGCCCAGCCTGCAGATCGAGCCACACAGCCGTGAAGCGGCGCTGACCAAGTTCGGCCTGGAGTTGGACCGTCCGGTGCTGGCGCTATGCCCAGGCGCTGAGTTCGGCGAAGCCAAGCGCTGGCCGGCCGAGCACTATGCCGCCGTGGCCGATGCCATGATCCGCCAGGGGTGGCAGGTCTGGCTGTTCGGCTCGAAAAGCGATCACCCAGTGGGTGAGCAGATCCGCGAACGGCTGATCCCTGGGCTACGCGAAGAGTCCGTGAACCTGGCCGGTGAAACCTCCCTGGCCGAGGCGATCGACCTGATGTCCTGCGCAGACGCCGTGGTCTCCAACGATTCCGGGTTGATGCATGTGGCAGCGGCGCTCAATCGCCCGCTGGTCGCCGTGTACGGCTCCACATCGCCTGGTTTCACACCGCCGCTGGCCAGCCAGGTCGAGGTGGTGCGCCTGGGCATCGAATGCAGCCCGTGTTTCGATCGCACCTGCCGCTTCGGTCACTACAACTGCCTGCGTCTGCTAGAACCCGGTCAGGTCATCGCCGCGCTGACCCGCCTGGGCGGTGCGAACATCATCGACGTGCTGACCGAGGTCGACTAA
- a CDS encoding lipopolysaccharide kinase InaA family protein — protein MQLSELKETGRSPSLPLAVNLADAAGSAELQLLSLLRVLPGQRYVGAGVWRGRPVLAKLLVGSNAARHFQRELQGVKLLAAQGLTTPVLLADGLVEGEGGWLLFEYLDGAQSLADAWSVVEHLPVLADEQQQVLGEALAAVAQMHRRGLWQEDLHLDNLLRHAGKLYLIDGAGIKAETPGQQLSRPRVLENLGVFFAQLPKRLEPFTEELLVHYLLANAEHALPMEALQKQIDKVRAWRQRDFLDKAGRDCSLFSVERSLIALRAVVRSEAQALLPVLEQADALIDRGHLYKTGGAASVARVEVDGRKRVIKRYNIKNTVHWLKRFWRPSRAWHSWIEGHRLSFLDIATPRPLAVLEQRVLGLRTRAYLVTDYIDGPDLIECFAPFVEQGDAPAEQVEALVQLMQQLIRERISHGDFKGHNLFWDQGRWSLIDLDAVCQHSSQGSFAPAFARDRARLLRNWPAESALHQRLDQVLPTLAA, from the coding sequence ATGCAGCTTTCCGAGCTGAAGGAAACAGGTCGCAGCCCATCGCTGCCGCTTGCCGTCAACCTCGCCGATGCCGCCGGTAGCGCTGAGCTGCAATTGCTCAGCCTGCTGCGCGTGCTGCCGGGCCAGCGTTACGTGGGGGCCGGGGTTTGGCGTGGCAGGCCGGTCCTGGCCAAGTTGCTGGTGGGCAGCAATGCCGCGCGTCACTTCCAGCGTGAGCTGCAAGGGGTAAAGCTGCTCGCGGCGCAGGGGCTGACCACGCCGGTACTGCTCGCCGATGGCCTGGTGGAAGGCGAGGGCGGCTGGCTGTTGTTCGAGTACCTTGATGGCGCCCAAAGCCTGGCCGATGCCTGGTCCGTGGTCGAGCACCTGCCTGTGCTTGCCGACGAGCAGCAGCAGGTGCTGGGCGAGGCCCTGGCGGCTGTGGCGCAGATGCACCGCCGGGGGCTGTGGCAGGAAGACCTGCACTTGGACAACCTGCTGCGTCATGCAGGCAAGCTGTACCTGATCGATGGGGCCGGTATCAAGGCTGAAACGCCAGGCCAGCAGCTTTCGCGTCCTCGCGTACTGGAAAACCTGGGTGTGTTCTTCGCGCAGCTACCCAAGCGGCTGGAGCCGTTCACCGAAGAGCTGCTGGTGCATTACCTGTTGGCCAATGCCGAGCACGCATTGCCCATGGAGGCCTTGCAGAAGCAAATAGACAAAGTCCGCGCCTGGCGCCAACGCGACTTCCTGGACAAGGCCGGCCGCGATTGTAGCCTGTTCAGTGTCGAGCGCAGCCTGATCGCCCTGCGGGCGGTGGTCCGTAGCGAGGCCCAGGCCCTGTTGCCAGTGCTTGAACAGGCGGATGCGCTGATCGATCGTGGGCACCTGTACAAGACTGGCGGCGCGGCCAGCGTGGCACGGGTCGAGGTGGATGGCCGCAAACGGGTCATCAAACGCTACAACATCAAGAACACTGTCCACTGGCTCAAGCGCTTCTGGCGACCGAGCAGGGCCTGGCACTCATGGATCGAAGGGCATCGCCTGTCATTTCTCGACATCGCTACCCCGCGCCCACTGGCGGTGCTGGAGCAGCGAGTGCTGGGATTGCGCACGCGTGCCTACCTGGTCACCGACTACATCGACGGCCCCGACCTCATCGAATGCTTTGCCCCCTTCGTCGAGCAGGGCGATGCGCCGGCCGAACAGGTGGAGGCCCTGGTGCAGCTCATGCAACAGCTGATCCGCGAGCGCATCAGCCACGGTGACTTCAAGGGCCACAACCTGTTTTGGGATCAGGGTCGGTGGTCGCTGATCGACTTGGACGCCGTGTGCCAGCACAGCAGCCAGGGCAGCTTCGCGCCGGCCTTCGCTCGGGACCGGGCACGATTGCTGCGCAACTGGCCGGCTGAAAGTGCCTTGCACCAACGGCTGGATCAGGTGCTGCCCACGTTGGCGGCATAA